Within the Corallococcus exiguus genome, the region ATCCGGTGGTGGTGGCGGGCTACGTCCCACCCCGGCCCGAGGCGAGCCAGGCCGAGCTCCCCCTCCATGCGAGGGCCCTGGTGCTGGAGGCCGGTGGCGCGCGCGTGGGCGTGGTGTCGCTGGAGCTGCTCCTGGTGACGCCGGAAATCACGGCGCGGGTGCGCGAGCGCGTCGCGAAGGCCGGGGTGAAGGAGGTGTTGGTGGTGGCCACGCACACGCACTCCTCGTTTGGAGGCTACGACGCGCGGTGGGCGGCCCAGCTCTCCGGCACGGGGCGCTACCGGGAGGCGTCCGCGAACGCGGTGGTGGAGGGCGCGAGCGAGGCGCTGGAGAAGGCCGCGGCTTCCATGAAGGACGTGACACTGGAGGTGGGCGGCGCGGCGGACGCGGAGCTCGTCCATTCCCGCTCCGGTGGGGATGTCCCGGACGGCCAGCTCACGCGGGCGGTGTTGCGCGGAGCGGAGGGGCCCGTGGCGGAGGTGCTGGTGTTCGCCGGGCACGCCACGCTCATTCCCCGGCAGCGGTCGCTGTTGGATCCGGACTTCCCGGGCCGGCTGAGCGCGCTGCGCGAGGAGGCGGGGAGTGGCGTCACGCTGTTCGTGCAGGGCAGCGAGGGCAATGCGACCGTGTCCTTCAACGAGGGCCAGGGCCCCGAGCGCGCCCTGGGCTTCGCGCGCAAGCTATCGGCGCTGGCGGATGGCGCTGCCCCGGCGTCCGTGACGGAGCCGGTGCGGCTGGCGTTCGCGCGAGTCCAGACGGCGCTGCCCCGGCCGGACTCTTCGCGGCTGGTGCCCGCCTTCACCCGCGCGGCAGGGGACAACTTCCTGTGCGCTTCATCACCGCGCGAGGCGGAGGTGGATGCGCTGGCGCTGGGGCCCCTGGAGCTGCTGTCCATCCCGGGAGAGCCCACCGTGGGCGCGGGCCGCGCGCTGGCGGACCTCACCGGGGCGACGCACGTGCTGGGGCTCGCCAACGGCTACGTGGGCTACCTGGACACGCCTGAGAAGGTGCGCGAAGGGCAGGGCGAATCCCGGCGCCAGTACTTCGGTCCCGCCCTGATGGAGCGCCTGGGCACCGCCGCGCGCGTGGCCTCTGGGGCGGTCGGCTTCTCTCCCATCAAGTAGGGGCTCGTCCGCCCGCCTGCCCTGCGGACCTCCTGCCATCCGTCCACTCCGGGCCCGCACCGTCGCTGACGGAGGGCCCGCTGCCTACCTTGGTCCTCGGAGCGTCTTCACTGACAGGGGGAACAGGATGAGGTGGGAAGGCGGACGTCGCAGCTCGAACATCGAGGACCGGCGGGGCGGTGGCTTCGGACGCCCGCTCGCGGTGGGCGGTGGCGCCGCGTCACTGGTGGTGGCCCTGCTGGTGATGCTGCTGGGCGGCGACCCGTCCGACGTCCAGATTGGCACGCGCACCTCTCCGTATTCGCAACCGGGTACGGGCGGCTCCGGGAACGTGGATCCGCAGCAGGAGAAGCTGAAGGACTTCGCCTCCGTCGTGCTCGCGGACACCGAGGACACCTGGCCCGGCCTGCTGGAGCCCCAGGGCGTGCGCTACGTGCAGCCGCGGCTGGTGCTCTTCTCGGACGCGGTGCAGTCCGCGTGCGGCATGCAGGAGAGCGCGGTGGGGCCCTTCTATTGTCCGGGCGACCAGAAGGTGTACCTGGACCTGACCTTCTTCGACGAGCTGGAGAGCCGCTTCGGCGCGCCGGGTGACTTCGGCCGCGCGTACGTCATCGCGCACGAGGTGGGGCACCACGTGCAGAACCTGCTGGGCGTCTCCCGCAAGGTGCAGTCCCTGCGCAACCGCACGAGCGAGGAGCAGGCCAACCAGCTCTCCGTGCTGACGGAACTCCAGGCGGACTGCTTCGCCGGCATCTGGGCCCACCACGCGCAGAAGGAGCGGAACATCCTGGAGCAGGGGGACGTGGAGGAGGGCCTGGGCGCCGCCAGCGCCGTGGGCGACGACACCCTCCAGAAGCGCGCCCGGGGCTACGTCGTCCCCGAGTCCTTCACCCATGGCTCCGCCGCGCAGCGCATGACCTGGTTCAAGCGCGGCCTGGAGCAGGGGACGCTGGAGGCGTGCGACACCTTCAACGCCCGGCGGTAGGTGGCGCAAGGGCTCAGCGCACCCGCGTGGCGCCCGGCCCATGCATCGGCGGGCGCTGCTGCTGCGTGCCGATGAGCGGCTGCTGGAGCTGGTACGTCCCATTCAGCGGCTGCTGCAACTGGTACGTCCCGTTGAGCGGTTGCTGGAGTTGATATGAGCCGATGAGCGGTTGCTGGAGCTGGTACGTGCCGACGAGCGGCTGCTGCAGCTGGTACGAACCGGCCATCGGCTGCTCGAGCTGATACGAGCCGGCGAGGGGCTGCTGGAACCCGCTCTCCGCGGGCGGCTGATACCAGTAATTGTTCCAGAAGGTGCCGTCGCCGGAATCGCTTGTCAGTGATTGCCGGTCATCCAGGTTCTGCGAGTCATTGCCATCCGGGGCAGTCATCGCTTCGTCCTGCTGCGCCAGGGCCGGACCTGACGCGAGCGCCACCACCAGGGTCACCAGGGTTCCAGTGCGCATGGGCGTCCTCGTTCTTTCCGTCGCGGGAGAGGGGAACCGCGCCGCGACCTCCTTCTCAAGATGACCGCGCGGGTCGGCTGCGGGGAGCGCGGTGTCCTCGCCCACGGGCCTGACCGCGCGCCTGTCATGGGGCCGTGCGTCATTCGCATTCCGGACACATTGCGGACGATAGGCTTACCGCGTGCGCGTGCTTTTTTGAGCGTGACTGAAGGGGCGCCGCGTCAAAACACAAACGTGAAACTTGTGCTTGTCGCCAGTGTGTCTTTGCTCCGAGCATGCCGCCTTCCCGCTGCTTCGCGGGCCGCGGGCGCTTCCCCGTGGCCCATGCGGAGCGGCCTCGCGGAGGAACGACATGCCCCGTTTGCAGTGGACTCGCGCTACGCGCGCGACCGTTCTGGCCCTGGTAGGGGCCCTCTCGTTGACCGCCTGCTCGGATGACGACGACAACACGCCGGATTCGGGCGTGAAAGTGGACGCGGGTACGAACACGGACGCGGGCACGAACACGGACGCCGGCAGCGACGCGGGCAGCGTGGACACGGGCATCCCCTGGGACGGCGGCAGCGCGGGGACCTTCTCCTGCGAGGGCAAGGCCCAGGCGATGCTGAACTTCGCACCGGGCCAGGAGGAGGCGCTCCAGGACCAGGTGAACACCATGGCCGAGTGCACCACCATCAATCTGGCGGCGGGCACGTACACCTTCGACAACGCCATCACCATCCGCCAGAACGGCATCACGCTGGTGGGTGCGGGCAAGGGCACGAAGGGCGAGGGCACCGGCGGGGCGAGCAGCACGGTGCTGGTGTTCACCAACGCCGCGGCGAACTCCAACGGCCTGGACGTGGTGGGCAATCTCTTCACGGTGAGCGACCTGGCGGTGTGGAACGCGAAGAAGGACGCCATCCGCGTGGAGTCCTCCATCGACGTCGTCATGCGCCGCGTGCGCACGGAGTGGGCGGAGGCCGACAAGGAGAGCAACGGCAAGTACGGCCTGTACCCGGTGAAGTCCAAGTACGTCCTCATCGATGAATGCGAGGCGTACAACGCCGCGGACGCGGGCATCTACGTGGGCCAGACGGAGTACGCCGTCGTGCGCAACAGCGTGGCGAAGCAGAACGTGGCGGGCATCGAGATCGAGAACACGAAGTACGCCTACGTGCTGGGCAACACGGCCCAGGACAACACCACGGGCCTGGTGGTGTTCGACCTGCCGGGCAACCCCATCATGGGGACGGACATCCGGGTGAAGAACAACACCATCACCGGCAACAACCGGCACAACTTCGCGTCCGTCGCGGCCAGCAGCAGCACGGTGTCGCAGGTGCCGGCGGGCACGGGCACGTTCATGCTGGCGTCGCGCCGCGTGGAGCTGACGGGCAACACCTGGGGCAACAACAACACGGTGGACGTGGCGGTGCTGAGCGGCCTCACCATCGAGGACGACGTCGCGCTGTGGGCGGCGGGCGGCTTCAACTTCGCGAGCTCGGACGTCTACATCCACGGCAACACCTTCCAGGGTGGCAGCGGCGACAACGTGGACAACGGCAACCTGAGCCCGCAGCTGCGGCCCCTGGGCGCGGCCCTGGCGGCGCTCTACACCTACGGCGAGACGCAGGGCGCGAAGGGCGTGGAGCACCTGGTGTGGGACGGCGTGGACCCCTACGGCCATGCCCGCACGGAGCTGAACCCCATCAACATCTGCTTCGCCGACAACACGCTGCCCTCGGGCACCGTCAACGCCATCGCGGACCTGGACCTGGTGGCGGCGGGTGCGGCCGCGGCCACGGGCAACTTCGCGGGCGGGTGGGCCCTCACGCGGCACTACCCGGCCTCGAAGGCGGAGTTCAACTGCTCGGGCTTCAGCCCCGCGCTGACGATTGGCGACTTCATCAAGCCGTAACCGAGGTCAGGGAGCGTGACACCCATGTGGACGTCGTTCGTGAGCCCCCGTCTCTCCGTGGTGCTGCTGGCGTTGACGCTGGCAGCCTGCGGTTCCTCCGACCCGGAAGGCCCCGGGCCCACACCCGACTCGGGGACCGTGGATGCCGGAACGGGGGACGCGGGGGTTCCGGACGCGGGTGAACCTGACGCGGGCATGGATGCCGGAACGCTCGATGCGGGCGTTCTGGACGCGGGGCCTGTGGATGCAGGGCCGCCGCTGGCCATCCCCAATGTGCTGTCGGGCTTCGGGCTGTTCACCGGAAGCCCGGCGGACGGAGGGCTGGTGCCGGTGGAGGGCAACGTGCCCTACACCCTGTCCACCGTGCTGTTCTCCGACTACGCGGTCAAGTCACGCACCCTCTACATCCCCCCCGGCAAGACGGCGCACTACGCGCCCGTGGATGCGCTGGACCTGCCGGTGGGGACGCTCATCACGAAGACGTTCGCCTTCCCGGCGGACTTGCGGAAGCCGGACCAGGACGTGCGTTTCATCGAAACGCGCGTCCTGGTGCGCCAGCCGTCGGGATGGGAGGCATGGCCCTACGTTTGGAATCCGGCGCAAACGGAAGCTGATCTGGCCACCGGAAGCCGTGCGCGCGACGTGACGTTCATCGACCTGGAGGGGGAGACCCGGTCGTTCCGGTACTCGGTCCCTTCCAAGAACCAGTGCCAGCAGTGCCACCACCTGGTGGATGAGAAGGGCGACCAGGTGATGCACCCCATTGGCGTGAAGGCGCGCTACCTGCACCGCACGAACACCTACGGAGGCGTGGAGCGCGACCAGCTGGAGTACCTGGCGTCGCTGGGCAAGCTGGACGGGCTGCCCGCCCAGGCGGAGCTGCCGAAGGCGCCGGACGCGTTCGACCCGCAGTCGGCGAACCTGGACACGCGGGCGCGCACGTACCTGGACATCAACTGCGCGCATTGCCACAACCCGAAGGGCACGGCGGGCATCACCAGCCAGCTGTTCCTCAACTTCGACAACACCAGCCTGTTCTCACTGGGCGAGTGCAAGCGCCCGGGCTCCGCGGGAGCGGGCGTGGGCGGCGAGTTCGACATCGTCCCCGGCAACCACGCGGAGTCCATCCTCTGGTACCGGCTGCACACGGAGGAGTCCGGCAAGATGATGCCGCAGATTGGCCGCACGATTCACCACGCGGAGGGCGCGCAGCTCATCGCGGATTGGATCGACTCGATGCCCGCGAAGACCTGCAAGTGACGACCTGCAAGTAGCGCTCAGGCGGCCGGCGACGGGGGCTCCTCCAGCCCCACGTTGCTGGACGCGCGGTTGTAGACAGCCAGGTCCAGGAGGCCCTCCTCGCGGGCCACCAGGACGGGCACCAGCATCTGGCCGGTGACGTTGGTGAGGGTGCGCATCATGTCCAGCACCCGGTCGATGGCCAGCAGGTAGCCCAGCCCCTCCAGGGGCAGCCCCGCGGAGCTGAGGACGACGGTGGTCATCACCACCGCCGTACCGGGCACGCCGGCGGTGCCGAAGCTGCCCAGCACGGACGCCAGCAGGATGATGAAGAGCTGGGGCGCGGACAGCGTCAGGCCGAAGTATTGGGCGATGAAGAGCGACGTCATGGCCGGGTAGATGGCGCCGCAGCCGTCCATCTTGATGCTGGCGCCCAGGGGCACCGCGAACGCCGCGTAGTCCCGGTCGACGCCCAGGTTGTGGGTGACGCTGCGCAGGGCCACCGGCATGGACGCGAAGCTGGAGGAGCTGACGAACGCCACCTGCATGCCCGGCGCGGCGCCCCGGAAGAAGCGCAGCGGGTTGAGCCCGTGCGCCGCGAGCAGCCCGCCGTACACGAAGACGACGTGCACCGCGCACGCGAGGTACAGCGTGAGGACGAAGGTGCCCAGGGGTAGCAGGCGCTCGAAGCCGTAGGTGCCCACCAGCGCGGCGATGAGGCCGAAGGTGCCCAGCGGCGTCAGCTCCAGCACGAAGCGGGTGACTTGAATCATCGCGTCGCTGGCCTCGCCCACGAGCGCGCGCAGGCGGGCGGTGCGGTCCCCCAGCTTCACCAGCGCGAAGCCCAGCAGGCCCGCGAAGAAGATGACCTGGAGCATCTTCCCTTCCGCCAGCGCGGCGAAGGGGTTGGTGGGCACCACGTCCAGCAGCACCTGCACGGGGCCGGGCACCTGCTTGGGCTTGAAGTCGCTGGCCACCTGGAGCGTGCCCACGCCCAGGCCCGGCTTCGTGAGGGCCGCGGTGCCCAGGCCCACGCCCACGGCGAGCGCGGCGGTGACGGCGAACCAGAGGAAGGTGCGGCCGCCCAGCGCCGCCACGCTCTTCTGGCCGCGCAGCGCGGACACCGCGTGGATGACGGCGAAGAACACCAGCGGTGTGGCGATCATCCGGATCAGCTGGACGTAGAGCGTGCCCAGCGGCTGGAGCCACGTGCCGGCGCGGTCGCCCAGCGCCCATCCGGCGAGCGCTCCCAGCACGAAGGCGCCCAGCACTCGCTGCCAGAAGGGAATGCGAAACCAGCGGGCCCAGAGCTTCATCGCGAGACACCTCTCACACCGGTGGACCGGCAGACCCTAACCCCCTCGCGAGTCCGGCGCTGCGTTCCCCTTCGAGGGACGCCCCACATCATTGCGACCCGCTCACTGGCCCCCTAGGCTCCTTCCTGCTTTTCCCCCAATTCAACGCCGGGAGTGTTGCCATGAAGTTCACGAGCAAGGACGTGTCGAAGCTGCTGGAGGAAGTCAGCGGGTCCGAGGACCTGATGGGCCACGCCTGCGCCACGTCGTACCTCAACGGCCAGCACTACACCTGGAGCGGTACCCAGTGGGTGGGCACCTACTTCCCGGTGCTCAAGTATCCGGTGGGCGAGGACTCGAGCAGCTCCTGCTAGGCGTGTCGCAAGGCCCTGCCCCCATGAAGGTCGCCATCGTGGACAGTGGTGTGTCGGCAGGCTTCCTTCGCGGGGCGGGGCTGTCACTCGCCGGGGCCGCGAGCTTCACGGTGGACCGGGAAGCGCGGCGCCTGGAGTCCCGTGTCCACTCGCGTGAGGAGCTGGCGGCCTGGCGCGGCGGCGACTCCGTGTTGGAGGACCTGGAGGACACGCACGGCCACGGCACCGCGGTGCTGAGCATCCTGATGGAGCAGGGCCGTCCCGGTGCCGACGTGGAGTGGTACGTCGCGCGCGTGCTGGATGGGCGGATGCGCGGCGATTCGCTGGGCCTGCTGGAAGCGCTGGAGTGGCTCACGCAGGACGTGCGGCCGGACCTCATCAACCTGAGCCTGGGCACCGTGGGCCGCGCCTTCGAGGCGCCCCTCACCGCGCTCCTGGACCGTGCGGTGGAGCAGGGCAGCCTGGTGCTCTGCGCCGCGGGTCCTGTATCGGGTCTGCCGTCCGGTTTGCCGTCGGTGGTGACGGTGGCGGACGCGGCCATGGCCCACGCGCTGAGGAAGGGAGACATCGTGGACCACGTCGAGGACTCGGCCACGGTGCGGCTTTACGCGGACGGCGCCTGGTGCGAGCGCCCCATCACGAGCAGCTATGCCTGTGCCCTCGCGGCGGCGCGGGTGCTGCGCGAGGGCTGTCCTGCCGGGTGGCGGCGCGTCACCGCGTCACAGCGGACGCGGTGACATTCGCCTCAGTGGACCTCAGGCCGGGACGCGGTCGTTGTCCTTGCGGTCCCAGTGCCGGTGCTTCGCGAGCGCCTTCGCGAACGCGGTGGCCAGCGCCGCGCCGGCCCCTGCCTTGGAGCCCGCG harbors:
- a CDS encoding neutral/alkaline non-lysosomal ceramidase N-terminal domain-containing protein, whose product is MSSSRRSFLRPLLPFALLTAGAAYALASWNWCGRWEERTPEVLSQVRGEGPLRAGAAKVALSPPYPVVVAGYVPPRPEASQAELPLHARALVLEAGGARVGVVSLELLLVTPEITARVRERVAKAGVKEVLVVATHTHSSFGGYDARWAAQLSGTGRYREASANAVVEGASEALEKAAASMKDVTLEVGGAADAELVHSRSGGDVPDGQLTRAVLRGAEGPVAEVLVFAGHATLIPRQRSLLDPDFPGRLSALREEAGSGVTLFVQGSEGNATVSFNEGQGPERALGFARKLSALADGAAPASVTEPVRLAFARVQTALPRPDSSRLVPAFTRAAGDNFLCASSPREAEVDALALGPLELLSIPGEPTVGAGRALADLTGATHVLGLANGYVGYLDTPEKVREGQGESRRQYFGPALMERLGTAARVASGAVGFSPIK
- the ypfJ gene encoding KPN_02809 family neutral zinc metallopeptidase gives rise to the protein MRWEGGRRSSNIEDRRGGGFGRPLAVGGGAASLVVALLVMLLGGDPSDVQIGTRTSPYSQPGTGGSGNVDPQQEKLKDFASVVLADTEDTWPGLLEPQGVRYVQPRLVLFSDAVQSACGMQESAVGPFYCPGDQKVYLDLTFFDELESRFGAPGDFGRAYVIAHEVGHHVQNLLGVSRKVQSLRNRTSEEQANQLSVLTELQADCFAGIWAHHAQKERNILEQGDVEEGLGAASAVGDDTLQKRARGYVVPESFTHGSAAQRMTWFKRGLEQGTLEACDTFNARR
- a CDS encoding parallel beta-helix domain-containing protein, with product MPRLQWTRATRATVLALVGALSLTACSDDDDNTPDSGVKVDAGTNTDAGTNTDAGSDAGSVDTGIPWDGGSAGTFSCEGKAQAMLNFAPGQEEALQDQVNTMAECTTINLAAGTYTFDNAITIRQNGITLVGAGKGTKGEGTGGASSTVLVFTNAAANSNGLDVVGNLFTVSDLAVWNAKKDAIRVESSIDVVMRRVRTEWAEADKESNGKYGLYPVKSKYVLIDECEAYNAADAGIYVGQTEYAVVRNSVAKQNVAGIEIENTKYAYVLGNTAQDNTTGLVVFDLPGNPIMGTDIRVKNNTITGNNRHNFASVAASSSTVSQVPAGTGTFMLASRRVELTGNTWGNNNTVDVAVLSGLTIEDDVALWAAGGFNFASSDVYIHGNTFQGGSGDNVDNGNLSPQLRPLGAALAALYTYGETQGAKGVEHLVWDGVDPYGHARTELNPINICFADNTLPSGTVNAIADLDLVAAGAAAATGNFAGGWALTRHYPASKAEFNCSGFSPALTIGDFIKP
- a CDS encoding SO2930 family diheme c-type cytochrome, yielding MSPRLSVVLLALTLAACGSSDPEGPGPTPDSGTVDAGTGDAGVPDAGEPDAGMDAGTLDAGVLDAGPVDAGPPLAIPNVLSGFGLFTGSPADGGLVPVEGNVPYTLSTVLFSDYAVKSRTLYIPPGKTAHYAPVDALDLPVGTLITKTFAFPADLRKPDQDVRFIETRVLVRQPSGWEAWPYVWNPAQTEADLATGSRARDVTFIDLEGETRSFRYSVPSKNQCQQCHHLVDEKGDQVMHPIGVKARYLHRTNTYGGVERDQLEYLASLGKLDGLPAQAELPKAPDAFDPQSANLDTRARTYLDINCAHCHNPKGTAGITSQLFLNFDNTSLFSLGECKRPGSAGAGVGGEFDIVPGNHAESILWYRLHTEESGKMMPQIGRTIHHAEGAQLIADWIDSMPAKTCK
- a CDS encoding dicarboxylate/amino acid:cation symporter, whose amino-acid sequence is MKLWARWFRIPFWQRVLGAFVLGALAGWALGDRAGTWLQPLGTLYVQLIRMIATPLVFFAVIHAVSALRGQKSVAALGGRTFLWFAVTAALAVGVGLGTAALTKPGLGVGTLQVASDFKPKQVPGPVQVLLDVVPTNPFAALAEGKMLQVIFFAGLLGFALVKLGDRTARLRALVGEASDAMIQVTRFVLELTPLGTFGLIAALVGTYGFERLLPLGTFVLTLYLACAVHVVFVYGGLLAAHGLNPLRFFRGAAPGMQVAFVSSSSFASMPVALRSVTHNLGVDRDYAAFAVPLGASIKMDGCGAIYPAMTSLFIAQYFGLTLSAPQLFIILLASVLGSFGTAGVPGTAVVMTTVVLSSAGLPLEGLGYLLAIDRVLDMMRTLTNVTGQMLVPVLVAREEGLLDLAVYNRASSNVGLEEPPSPAA
- a CDS encoding S8/S53 family peptidase, whose product is MKVAIVDSGVSAGFLRGAGLSLAGAASFTVDREARRLESRVHSREELAAWRGGDSVLEDLEDTHGHGTAVLSILMEQGRPGADVEWYVARVLDGRMRGDSLGLLEALEWLTQDVRPDLINLSLGTVGRAFEAPLTALLDRAVEQGSLVLCAAGPVSGLPSGLPSVVTVADAAMAHALRKGDIVDHVEDSATVRLYADGAWCERPITSSYACALAAARVLREGCPAGWRRVTASQRTR